One window of the Agrobacterium larrymoorei genome contains the following:
- a CDS encoding ABC transporter ATP-binding protein produces the protein MTLQIELSGIQKHYGAYHALRGIDIAIPKGQFVALVGPSGCGKSTLLRTLAGLETITSGAIRIEGEDITRQPPRMRDIAMVFQSYALYPHMTVEKNLTYSLRLKGVSKLEARRKAEEIAQITGLTALLNRYPRELSGGQRQRVAMGRAIIRNPKAFLFDEPLSNLDAALRVHMRAEIRKLHNSLGATSVYVTHDQIEAMTMADHVVVMRAGVIEQQGAPLELYDRPVNRFVAGFIGSPAMNFVPAVASEDGRTLVLNFGGTSEPQTILSPVAFTPGARVTVGIRPEHITLAPPGSSTITLPVGIVETTGSATSVTTATQPEMTVALQGRSNVKAGDLVGFIIDPASLHLFDDETDKRL, from the coding sequence ATGACATTGCAGATCGAACTGTCCGGCATCCAGAAACATTACGGCGCCTACCATGCGCTGCGCGGCATCGATATCGCCATCCCAAAAGGCCAGTTCGTGGCGCTTGTCGGGCCGTCCGGCTGTGGCAAGTCGACCTTGCTGCGCACCCTTGCCGGGCTGGAGACAATCACCAGCGGCGCGATCCGCATCGAAGGCGAGGACATCACCCGCCAGCCGCCGCGCATGCGCGATATCGCCATGGTGTTCCAATCCTACGCGCTTTATCCGCATATGACGGTGGAGAAGAACCTCACCTATTCTTTGCGGCTGAAGGGCGTGTCAAAGCTCGAGGCACGTCGCAAGGCGGAAGAGATTGCCCAGATCACTGGCCTCACCGCGCTTCTGAACCGCTATCCGCGCGAGCTCTCCGGCGGTCAGCGCCAGCGTGTTGCGATGGGTCGTGCCATCATCCGCAATCCCAAGGCGTTCCTGTTCGATGAGCCACTATCCAATCTCGATGCAGCACTTCGCGTTCATATGCGGGCCGAAATCCGCAAATTGCACAACAGTCTCGGCGCGACCTCAGTGTATGTCACGCATGACCAGATCGAAGCCATGACCATGGCCGATCATGTCGTCGTCATGCGCGCCGGTGTGATCGAACAGCAGGGAGCGCCGCTTGAACTCTACGACCGGCCGGTCAACCGCTTCGTCGCTGGCTTCATCGGCTCTCCGGCGATGAACTTCGTGCCGGCTGTCGCTTCGGAGGATGGACGAACACTTGTTTTGAATTTCGGCGGCACATCGGAACCTCAGACAATCCTGTCGCCGGTTGCCTTCACGCCGGGCGCACGCGTGACCGTGGGCATCCGGCCGGAGCACATCACGCTTGCACCGCCCGGCTCATCGACCATCACCCTGCCGGTCGGGATCGTGGAAACGACAGGCTCTGCGACCTCCGTCACCACCGCAACCCAGCCGGAAATGACCGTCGCGCTTCAGGGAAGAAGCAATGTGAAAGCTGGTGACTTGGTCGGTTTCATCATCGATCCCGCGTCGCTGCATCTCTTCGACGATGAGACCGACAAACGACTTTGA
- a CDS encoding carbohydrate ABC transporter permease — translation MLSSTPWKRWLLLAIAVAIVAIYLFPLYWMYVTALKTNTETFANPPTLWPHHPELKVTRVWNDMGMDTFIQNSLVIAFGTVSLVVLFGTGCAYALARVRSVWMDLALFLVLMLQVLPPSLMVTPIFVAFSQLGLLSWPRTGVILATAANKLPLYIVLVRAAFTQVPRELEEAALVDGNSRIGAFLRISVPLARNGILVSAILIFLQSLGEYVYSRSLITDRAFQPATVGLQFFVGPNASDWTGIMTFAAIYVTPILIIFVLLQRRIVSGLTSGALK, via the coding sequence ATGTTGTCTAGCACCCCCTGGAAACGCTGGCTCCTGCTGGCCATCGCCGTCGCTATCGTCGCGATCTACCTCTTCCCGCTCTACTGGATGTATGTCACCGCGCTGAAGACTAACACCGAGACCTTCGCCAACCCGCCGACACTCTGGCCGCATCATCCCGAGTTGAAGGTTACCCGTGTCTGGAACGACATGGGCATGGATACCTTTATCCAGAACTCGCTGGTCATCGCCTTCGGTACGGTCTCGCTTGTCGTGCTCTTCGGCACGGGTTGCGCCTACGCTCTGGCGCGTGTCCGCTCGGTCTGGATGGATCTGGCACTCTTCCTCGTTCTGATGCTGCAGGTCCTGCCGCCATCCCTGATGGTGACGCCGATCTTCGTCGCTTTCAGTCAGCTTGGCCTGCTGTCATGGCCGCGCACTGGCGTCATCCTGGCAACGGCTGCCAACAAGCTGCCGCTCTATATCGTTCTGGTGCGGGCAGCCTTTACCCAGGTGCCGCGCGAGCTTGAAGAGGCGGCGCTGGTGGATGGCAACAGCCGCATCGGCGCATTCCTTCGCATCTCGGTGCCGCTTGCCCGCAATGGCATTCTGGTTTCGGCGATCCTCATCTTTCTCCAGTCGCTGGGCGAATATGTCTATTCGCGCTCGCTCATCACCGACAGAGCCTTCCAGCCTGCGACTGTCGGCCTGCAGTTCTTCGTCGGGCCGAACGCCTCCGACTGGACCGGCATCATGACCTTCGCGGCGATCTATGTAACGCCCATTCTCATCATCTTCGTCCTGCTTCAGCGCCGCATCGTCAGCGGTCTGACATCCGGAGCGCTCAAATGA
- a CDS encoding carbohydrate ABC transporter permease, translated as MLRFRVFRDGGGFDSALVLFALAYLVTFSAFPLIYNLVISFQSVDLFTIATFDRPFAGLDNYREIIDDPLFMPIVRNTFLFVFLSVIFQLGIGLALALFFRLDFPGASWLRGLFLAGWIMPGLVVGAIWGWILAGDFGVLNWLLQSVGLTQQKIFWLSDPSISIYSVIIANIWLGVPFNMILLSVGLASIPDDVYEAAELDGATRLQRFFTITLPMMRAQLGAVISLGIIFTLQQFDLFAALTQGGPSNASNVLQYWSWELAFREYRIGHGSVVSVVMTLLVIVVATAYVRSTRHEHVV; from the coding sequence ATGCTCCGTTTCAGAGTTTTCCGCGATGGCGGTGGGTTTGACAGCGCGCTGGTTCTGTTCGCGCTTGCCTACCTCGTTACCTTTTCGGCCTTCCCGTTGATCTACAATCTGGTGATCTCGTTCCAGAGCGTCGATCTTTTTACCATCGCCACCTTCGACCGCCCGTTTGCCGGTCTCGATAATTACCGCGAGATCATCGACGATCCGCTATTCATGCCGATCGTGCGCAACACCTTCCTCTTCGTCTTCCTGTCGGTGATCTTCCAGCTTGGGATCGGGCTGGCTCTTGCCTTGTTCTTCCGGCTTGATTTTCCCGGTGCCTCCTGGCTGCGCGGACTGTTTCTCGCGGGCTGGATCATGCCAGGGCTTGTGGTCGGTGCCATCTGGGGCTGGATTCTCGCCGGTGACTTCGGTGTGTTGAACTGGCTCCTGCAATCGGTGGGCCTCACCCAGCAGAAGATCTTCTGGCTTTCCGATCCGTCGATCTCGATCTACTCCGTTATCATCGCCAATATCTGGCTCGGCGTTCCCTTCAACATGATCCTGTTGTCCGTCGGTCTCGCCTCTATCCCCGATGACGTTTACGAGGCAGCGGAACTGGATGGAGCAACGCGCTTGCAGCGCTTCTTCACCATCACCCTGCCGATGATGCGGGCGCAACTCGGTGCCGTCATTTCGCTTGGCATCATTTTCACCCTGCAGCAGTTCGACCTCTTTGCGGCCCTGACACAAGGCGGTCCGTCGAATGCCTCCAACGTGCTGCAATATTGGTCCTGGGAGCTTGCCTTCCGCGAATACCGCATCGGCCATGGATCGGTCGTCTCCGTCGTGATGACCCTTCTGGTCATCGTCGTCGCCACCGCTTATGTCCGCTCGACGAGGCACGAACATGTTGTCTAG
- a CDS encoding ABC transporter substrate-binding protein, with protein MTIAKLMGAVALAALSTPAWAEQVQINLWTVDRPGEYHYKMAEEFSAKNPDIKVNVRSVQFPDMVNELAKAMATGEAPDVTYIDNPDVALFASRKLLLDMKPMIDKSSVIKLDQILPGPLASVTYKDGVYGIPRGANTIALYYNADMYKAAGLDPDKPPQTWNELYDAAKKLTQPDKGVYGLAFSAAATEEGTFQFLPWLQMAGGDYNKVNVPGGVEALTLWKKFIDEGLASKDTLIRGQWDSTGTFNAGNAAMSISGPWELPRMSQDAKFDYRVAILPVPKEGAPHASALGEGDNVIVANSKHPKEAFKFIEYMYEQMPRVWNEFGYVPAYPVKVDDPKYPQAYKVFEESMKFARNRGPSPDWSKISKAIQTAIQTTLTGQATAENALTTAQKSIDKILK; from the coding sequence ATGACTATTGCAAAGCTAATGGGTGCAGTTGCACTTGCCGCATTGTCGACGCCCGCATGGGCCGAGCAGGTTCAGATCAATCTCTGGACCGTCGATCGACCGGGCGAATATCATTACAAGATGGCGGAGGAATTTTCCGCCAAGAACCCGGACATCAAGGTCAATGTCCGATCGGTCCAGTTTCCGGACATGGTCAACGAGTTGGCCAAGGCCATGGCGACAGGCGAAGCGCCGGACGTCACCTATATCGACAACCCGGATGTCGCGCTCTTTGCATCGCGCAAGCTGCTGCTCGACATGAAGCCGATGATCGACAAAAGCTCGGTGATCAAGCTCGATCAGATCCTGCCTGGCCCGCTCGCCTCCGTGACCTACAAGGACGGCGTCTACGGCATTCCGCGCGGGGCAAACACCATCGCGCTCTACTACAATGCCGACATGTACAAGGCCGCAGGGCTCGATCCGGACAAGCCGCCGCAGACATGGAACGAGCTTTATGATGCCGCCAAGAAGCTGACGCAACCTGATAAGGGCGTTTATGGCTTGGCCTTCTCCGCCGCAGCGACCGAGGAAGGTACCTTTCAGTTCCTCCCATGGCTGCAGATGGCAGGCGGTGATTACAACAAGGTCAATGTTCCGGGCGGTGTGGAAGCGCTCACACTCTGGAAGAAGTTCATCGATGAGGGGCTTGCCTCGAAGGACACGCTGATCCGTGGCCAGTGGGATTCGACGGGCACCTTCAATGCAGGCAACGCCGCCATGAGCATTTCCGGCCCATGGGAACTGCCGCGCATGAGCCAGGATGCGAAATTCGATTACCGTGTTGCGATCCTGCCGGTTCCGAAGGAAGGCGCTCCACATGCTTCCGCTTTGGGTGAAGGCGACAACGTCATCGTTGCCAACTCCAAGCATCCGAAGGAGGCGTTCAAGTTCATCGAATATATGTATGAGCAGATGCCGCGCGTCTGGAACGAGTTCGGCTATGTTCCTGCCTATCCGGTCAAGGTCGACGATCCCAAGTATCCGCAAGCCTATAAGGTGTTCGAGGAGTCGATGAAGTTTGCGCGCAATCGCGGCCCAAGCCCCGACTGGTCGAAGATTTCAAAGGCCATTCAAACCGCGATCCAGACGACTTTGACCGGCCAAGCCACAGCGGAAAATGCGCTGACGACAGCGCAGAAGTCGATCGACAAGATCCTCAAGTAA
- a CDS encoding sugar phosphate isomerase/epimerase family protein has protein sequence MSDPAKSVRIGTMVSATKGDAAERISEIGDLGFESFEPFFWQTTNGQDLAELGKRCVEAIGDRDITISTLGMFGNPLEETEMDLQTLQGWKDCIDNAHHFGATCVAGFTGRVRGKPLPDSLPRYREIWSELAKRAADKGVKIAFENCAMDGNWQTGDWNIAHNPDAWELMFNETPDDNIGLEWEPCHQMVYLIDPLPQIRKWAHKIFHVHGKDATIRWDVVKEHGIFGKHPFVFMRTPGFGDSNWTDIISELRLAGWSGSIDIEGWHDPVYRDQLEMTGQVHALNYLKHSRGGSFVDLAAEYGGGDPSLL, from the coding sequence ATGAGCGATCCAGCAAAATCCGTCCGCATCGGCACCATGGTCAGTGCCACAAAAGGGGACGCCGCCGAACGAATCTCGGAAATTGGCGACCTTGGATTCGAGAGCTTTGAACCGTTTTTCTGGCAGACGACCAATGGCCAGGACCTTGCGGAGCTTGGCAAGCGCTGCGTCGAAGCCATCGGCGACCGCGACATCACCATTTCGACGCTCGGCATGTTCGGCAATCCGCTGGAAGAGACGGAGATGGACCTCCAGACCCTTCAAGGCTGGAAGGACTGCATCGACAACGCCCATCATTTCGGCGCAACCTGCGTGGCAGGCTTCACCGGCCGCGTCCGCGGCAAGCCTTTGCCGGACAGCCTTCCACGCTACAGGGAAATATGGAGCGAGCTGGCGAAGCGTGCTGCCGACAAGGGTGTGAAGATTGCCTTTGAAAACTGCGCCATGGACGGCAACTGGCAAACGGGTGACTGGAACATTGCTCACAATCCGGATGCCTGGGAACTGATGTTCAACGAGACGCCGGATGATAATATCGGTCTGGAGTGGGAGCCCTGCCACCAGATGGTCTACCTGATCGACCCGCTGCCGCAGATCCGCAAATGGGCGCACAAGATTTTCCACGTCCACGGCAAGGACGCGACCATCCGTTGGGATGTGGTCAAGGAGCACGGTATCTTTGGCAAGCACCCCTTCGTCTTCATGCGCACGCCGGGCTTTGGCGACAGCAATTGGACCGACATCATTTCCGAGCTTCGGCTGGCCGGCTGGTCCGGCTCCATCGATATCGAAGGCTGGCACGATCCGGTCTATCGCGATCAGCTGGAAATGACCGGGCAGGTTCATGCGCTCAACTATCTGAAGCACAGCCGGGGAGGGTCCTTCGTCGATCTCGCCGCAGAATATGGAGGCGGCGACCCGTCGCTTTTGTAA
- a CDS encoding Gfo/Idh/MocA family protein — translation MTLNAVLCGCGAMAKGWLRAIASHPNLQSSIRICGLVDLNENVAQALADEFGLQDVVIGSDLKDVLTKTKANVVFDVVIPDARFGVVATGLAAGCHVLSEKPMAPSLEEAKALLELAESAGKIHAIVQNRRYIRGIRRLHRAVQDGVIGELTAIHCDFFLAPHFGGFREEMQNVLLLDMAIHTFDAARFVADQNPLAVYCVERNPAGSWYAHGASANAIFELSNDVVFTYRGSWCAEGERTSWESTWRLVGSKGMILWDGEDGFSANVAGSDEGLLRGTSAVNVSENVNEEQTEGHASVLLSFVRAIENGTVPETVSSDNIKSLAMVMGAIESARTGQRVPIKI, via the coding sequence GTGACATTGAATGCCGTTTTGTGCGGGTGCGGAGCTATGGCCAAAGGCTGGCTGCGCGCGATCGCCTCACATCCAAATTTGCAATCGTCGATCCGCATATGCGGTCTTGTCGATTTGAACGAGAACGTCGCCCAGGCGCTGGCCGACGAGTTCGGGCTCCAAGACGTCGTTATCGGCAGCGATCTCAAAGACGTCCTCACCAAGACCAAAGCTAATGTGGTTTTCGACGTCGTCATCCCTGATGCCCGCTTCGGCGTGGTTGCCACTGGCCTTGCGGCTGGCTGCCATGTGTTGAGCGAAAAGCCGATGGCACCTTCCCTGGAAGAGGCGAAGGCGCTGCTCGAGCTTGCCGAAAGTGCCGGAAAAATCCACGCCATTGTTCAAAACAGACGCTATATCAGAGGGATACGCCGCCTGCATCGCGCCGTTCAGGATGGTGTTATCGGTGAGTTGACCGCCATTCATTGCGACTTCTTTCTGGCGCCGCACTTTGGCGGCTTCCGTGAGGAAATGCAGAATGTGCTGCTGCTGGATATGGCGATCCACACCTTCGATGCCGCGCGTTTCGTCGCCGATCAAAACCCGCTGGCGGTCTATTGCGTGGAGAGAAATCCAGCCGGCTCATGGTACGCCCATGGCGCATCGGCCAACGCGATCTTCGAACTTTCAAATGATGTGGTCTTCACCTATCGCGGCTCGTGGTGCGCCGAAGGCGAGCGGACAAGCTGGGAAAGCACATGGCGGCTGGTCGGATCGAAGGGCATGATCCTTTGGGATGGTGAGGATGGTTTCTCGGCAAACGTAGCGGGAAGCGACGAAGGGCTTCTGCGCGGAACTTCCGCCGTAAACGTTTCTGAAAACGTGAATGAAGAGCAGACGGAAGGGCATGCTAGCGTGCTCTTGTCATTCGTGCGTGCCATCGAAAATGGGACGGTTCCAGAGACCGTCTCCTCCGACAATATCAAAAGCCTGGCCATGGTCATGGGCGCGATTGAAAGCGCCCGCACCGGTCAGCGTGTTCCTATCAAGATTTGA
- a CDS encoding LacI family DNA-binding transcriptional regulator → MKGIRQLADYLDISIGTVSRALNGKPDVNDDTRRRVLEAAEKLGYVANQSGRSLRQGATNVIGLMTGSDTQAVENADNFFLGVTDGLQSVFSTHNLDLIVLPCPAEEDPDEYLKRMVARRMVDAMVISSTSRIDKRVDFLKQTRLPFVTLGRTGSSTDHAWIDLDFEGVARTAVARLAAAGHRSIALAAPDTDINLGYIFLEGYRKGLEDASLPYDEKLIIRARSSEQGGYHAASEWLQMRPRPTALILIYELMAIGLYRRLAEVKLRAGQDLAVIGFREGPSGQFLEPRLTSFRMSLRDLGVSVGKTLLSTMPAYSGFYPQQPKHIVWPMQLIPGDSDITNLQSK, encoded by the coding sequence ATGAAGGGTATCCGCCAGCTCGCAGACTATCTGGACATCTCTATCGGCACCGTATCCCGCGCCTTGAACGGCAAGCCGGATGTGAATGACGATACCCGTCGCAGAGTCTTGGAGGCGGCAGAAAAGCTGGGCTACGTCGCAAACCAGTCCGGGCGCAGCCTGCGACAGGGTGCCACGAACGTCATCGGCCTGATGACCGGGTCCGACACGCAAGCGGTCGAAAACGCCGACAACTTTTTCCTGGGCGTGACGGATGGCTTGCAGAGTGTTTTCTCGACCCACAATCTCGACCTCATCGTCCTGCCTTGTCCTGCAGAAGAGGATCCCGACGAGTATTTGAAGCGCATGGTGGCAAGGCGCATGGTCGATGCGATGGTTATTTCGTCCACCAGCCGGATCGACAAGCGCGTCGACTTCCTCAAGCAGACGCGCCTGCCCTTCGTCACTCTGGGGCGAACGGGCTCCAGCACCGATCACGCCTGGATCGATCTCGATTTCGAAGGTGTGGCAAGAACCGCCGTGGCTCGCCTTGCGGCGGCCGGCCACCGATCGATTGCCCTTGCAGCACCCGATACCGATATCAATCTCGGCTACATCTTCCTGGAAGGCTATCGCAAAGGTCTGGAGGACGCGTCTCTCCCCTATGACGAAAAACTCATCATTCGCGCCAGGTCCAGCGAACAGGGTGGCTATCACGCGGCAAGCGAGTGGTTGCAGATGCGGCCACGCCCCACAGCCCTGATCCTGATTTACGAGTTGATGGCGATCGGTCTATACCGGCGCCTTGCAGAGGTGAAACTTCGCGCTGGACAGGATCTCGCTGTCATCGGCTTTCGCGAGGGCCCGAGCGGCCAGTTTCTCGAGCCGAGGTTGACGAGTTTCCGCATGTCGCTGCGCGATCTCGGCGTCTCCGTCGGCAAGACCCTGCTATCGACCATGCCGGCCTATAGCGGCTTCTATCCGCAACAGCCCAAGCACATCGTCTGGCCGATGCAGCTCATTCCGGGCGACAGCGATATCACCAACCTGCAATCCAAGTGA
- a CDS encoding aldo/keto reductase produces MPDLQPIRWGIIGPGTIAKTFAEGVANSTTGKLVAIATRNPDRPGLSDGFPGARIVNGYDALLSDAEIDAVYIATPHTGHAEWAIKAIRAGKHVLVEKPIALSAYDADAIFHEAKKAGVFAGEAYMYRLHPQTAKIVELVKGGAIGEVRIIRSSFGFSMGSFRADHRLFANETAGGGILDVGGYPVSMARLIAGAVSGQPFLEPTKVSGVAHLGQSGVDEWASAVLKFPNEIIAEVSCSIMANQDNVLRIIGSDGRIEVQDFWFASGHKGGVGKIDIVKGKDRQTIEVAEDRYLYSFEVDVAGEAIRNQSQEFAYPGMSWADTLGNLRVMDQWRASVGLEYGVESAAKRVLNIAGGKVAPGSSVPKRQIPGVAKPASVVALGFEFFPNFASASLTLDSFYEAGGNLFDTAFVYGGGKTEAIFGDWHTSRNVPREDIVLIGKGAHSPLCYPDVIEKQLDQSLNRLKTDYVDIYFMHRDNTDVPVGEFVDAMDAEVQRGRIRGIFGGSNWTRQRMDDAIAYAEKTGKTAPGALSNNFSLAEMLDPIWAGCVAASDEPWKEWAKERQIPNFAWSSQGRGFFTDRAGRDKRDDEEIVRVWYSERNFERRDRAIELAKEVGRQPIHIALAYVIAQPFPVIPLIGPRTIAELEDSLSALDIKLTPEQVRWLEA; encoded by the coding sequence ATGCCCGACCTTCAACCCATCCGCTGGGGCATCATCGGACCCGGTACCATCGCCAAGACCTTCGCCGAAGGCGTCGCCAACTCCACCACCGGCAAGCTTGTCGCAATCGCCACACGCAATCCCGATCGGCCCGGCTTGAGCGACGGCTTCCCCGGCGCCCGCATCGTCAATGGCTATGATGCGCTGCTGTCCGATGCCGAAATTGATGCCGTCTATATTGCAACCCCGCATACCGGCCATGCCGAATGGGCGATAAAGGCGATCCGTGCTGGCAAGCATGTGCTGGTGGAGAAGCCGATTGCGCTTTCTGCTTATGATGCCGACGCGATTTTCCATGAGGCGAAGAAGGCGGGCGTCTTCGCTGGCGAAGCCTATATGTACCGCCTGCATCCGCAGACCGCCAAGATCGTCGAGTTGGTCAAAGGCGGCGCGATCGGCGAGGTGAGGATCATCCGCTCCAGCTTCGGTTTCAGCATGGGCAGCTTCCGCGCCGATCACCGCCTGTTTGCCAATGAGACTGCTGGCGGCGGCATTCTTGATGTTGGTGGCTATCCGGTTTCCATGGCGCGGTTGATTGCCGGTGCCGTTTCAGGGCAGCCTTTCCTGGAGCCCACCAAGGTCTCTGGCGTCGCGCATCTTGGTCAGTCGGGGGTCGATGAATGGGCCTCGGCCGTGCTGAAGTTTCCCAACGAGATCATCGCCGAAGTGTCCTGCTCGATCATGGCGAACCAGGACAATGTGCTGCGCATCATCGGTTCGGACGGGCGCATCGAGGTGCAGGACTTCTGGTTCGCTTCCGGCCACAAGGGCGGTGTCGGCAAGATCGACATCGTCAAGGGCAAGGATCGCCAGACGATCGAGGTTGCCGAAGATCGTTATCTCTACTCATTCGAGGTGGATGTGGCAGGCGAAGCCATTCGCAACCAGTCCCAGGAATTCGCCTATCCCGGCATGAGCTGGGCCGACACGCTTGGAAATCTCCGGGTCATGGATCAGTGGCGCGCCTCGGTGGGACTGGAATATGGCGTGGAGAGTGCGGCCAAGCGTGTTCTGAACATCGCGGGCGGTAAGGTTGCGCCCGGCAGTTCCGTACCCAAGCGTCAGATTCCGGGCGTTGCCAAGCCCGCATCCGTCGTGGCGCTCGGTTTCGAGTTCTTCCCGAACTTCGCTTCCGCATCGCTGACCCTCGACAGCTTCTATGAGGCAGGCGGCAATCTCTTTGACACCGCCTTCGTCTATGGCGGCGGCAAGACGGAAGCGATTTTTGGCGACTGGCACACCAGCCGCAACGTCCCGCGCGAAGACATCGTGCTGATCGGCAAGGGCGCGCATTCGCCGCTTTGCTATCCCGATGTAATTGAAAAGCAGCTCGACCAATCTTTGAACCGGCTGAAGACGGATTATGTAGATATCTATTTCATGCACCGCGACAATACCGATGTGCCGGTCGGTGAGTTCGTCGATGCGATGGATGCCGAAGTACAACGCGGGCGCATCCGCGGCATTTTTGGCGGTTCGAACTGGACGCGCCAGCGCATGGACGATGCAATCGCCTATGCTGAGAAGACCGGCAAGACCGCGCCGGGCGCGCTTTCCAACAATTTCTCGCTGGCCGAAATGCTGGACCCGATCTGGGCCGGATGTGTCGCAGCCTCCGACGAGCCTTGGAAAGAATGGGCTAAAGAGCGCCAGATTCCGAACTTTGCCTGGTCCAGCCAAGGCCGAGGCTTCTTCACCGACAGGGCAGGCCGCGACAAGCGGGACGATGAGGAGATCGTGCGCGTCTGGTACTCCGAGCGCAATTTCGAGCGCCGCGACCGGGCAATCGAGCTTGCCAAGGAGGTTGGTCGTCAGCCGATCCACATCGCGCTTGCCTATGTGATCGCTCAGCCGTTCCCCGTCATTCCGCTAATCGGCCCGCGCACCATTGCCGAGCTGGAAGACAGCCTGTCGGCGCTCGATATCAAGCTCACGCCTGAGCAGGTGCGCTGGCTGGAAGCTTGA
- a CDS encoding ABC transporter ATP-binding protein encodes MAGLSLKNVVKRYGSLEVIHGANLNIEDGEFVVFVGPSGCGKSTLLRMIAGLEDISDGEIEIGGNVVNDAEPADRGIAMVFQSYALYPHMTVEENLSFGLRMNGNPKADTEARVRRAAEILQINELMQRRPKQLSGGQRQRVAIGRAIVRQPQVFLFDEPLSNLDAELRVQMRVEISKLHKQLGTTMIYVTHDQTEAMTLADKIVVLRGGQIEQVGAPLDLYDDPENRFVAGFVGSPKMNFLPGKVAHETAEGVTITLDHAPAFSLTLPVAARPGIGAPITLGIRPEHFEDAGKAADLTVAVDVAEHLGNTSYVYAHLAEELPLIIERPESRHVGKLDKLTVSVPARKAFLFDSTGTRLR; translated from the coding sequence ATGGCGGGACTTTCACTCAAAAACGTCGTCAAACGATATGGTTCGCTGGAGGTAATCCACGGCGCGAACCTGAACATTGAGGACGGCGAGTTCGTCGTTTTTGTCGGCCCATCCGGCTGCGGGAAATCGACCTTGCTGCGCATGATCGCTGGCCTAGAAGATATCTCCGATGGCGAGATCGAGATCGGCGGCAACGTCGTCAACGATGCCGAGCCTGCCGATCGCGGCATTGCCATGGTTTTCCAGTCCTACGCGCTCTATCCGCATATGACGGTTGAAGAAAATCTGTCCTTCGGCCTTCGCATGAATGGCAATCCCAAGGCGGATACGGAAGCGCGCGTTCGGCGTGCTGCAGAAATTTTGCAGATCAACGAGTTGATGCAGCGCAGGCCAAAGCAGCTTTCTGGCGGGCAGCGGCAGCGTGTCGCCATTGGACGTGCCATTGTCCGCCAACCGCAGGTTTTCCTGTTCGATGAGCCGCTCTCCAATCTCGATGCGGAATTGCGCGTCCAGATGCGGGTGGAAATCTCCAAGCTGCACAAGCAGCTCGGCACGACGATGATCTATGTCACCCACGACCAGACGGAAGCCATGACGCTTGCCGATAAGATCGTGGTGCTGCGCGGCGGTCAAATCGAGCAGGTCGGCGCGCCGCTCGATCTTTATGATGATCCCGAGAATCGCTTCGTTGCTGGCTTCGTCGGGTCGCCGAAGATGAATTTTCTGCCGGGCAAGGTCGCTCACGAGACCGCTGAGGGCGTTACGATCACGCTGGACCACGCGCCGGCATTCTCGTTGACCTTGCCGGTTGCGGCGCGGCCTGGGATCGGGGCACCGATAACGCTCGGGATTCGCCCGGAGCATTTCGAGGATGCCGGCAAGGCGGCTGATCTGACGGTTGCCGTGGATGTCGCCGAACATCTCGGCAATACCAGCTACGTCTATGCGCATCTGGCGGAAGAGTTGCCGTTGATTATCGAGCGGCCAGAGTCCCGCCATGTCGGTAAGCTCGACAAACTCACCGTGTCCGTTCCGGCCCGCAAGGCCTTCCTTTTCGACAGCACCGGCACCCGCCTGCGCTGA